Proteins encoded in a region of the Cardiocondyla obscurior isolate alpha-2009 linkage group LG18, Cobs3.1, whole genome shotgun sequence genome:
- the LOC139109794 gene encoding CCA tRNA nucleotidyltransferase 1, mitochondrial — translation MNGKNKLTNASAMLNTLARRTGHFFRRQIVTVRKYGVTSHEKVWKASRMSDVPLSRIDPVVMKLDSPEFHSIFTPELKVLSDLFNKYNYKLRIAGGAVRDILMGKQPKDLDFATDATPQQMKEMFTKEAVRMINEKGEKHGTITARINDTENFEITTLRIDILTDGRHAQVEFTKDWKLDANRRDLTINSMFLDLDGKVYDYFYGYDDLKKMRVVFVGNPSIRIQEDYLRILRYFRFYGRIMNSPDQHDETTIKALKENINGLQQISGERIWSEWNKILSGNFALELTLKLLECGGGKYIGLPEEPDVENFQKVYERMQSNNVTLKPISLIASMLKNNHEVLKLHERLKLSNFDRDLGFFLVQHREQEPCEQVLKPYQKLILLQQAKSYDILRDYAKELLKYQGAIQLLDELERWTIPKFPVSGSMLINNVSKQKMIGSILLELKKIWIDADFKLTSEQLMDYVPNIINELEEKLKEKKPTLDGERKKKLKKIK, via the exons ATGAATGGAAAAAACAAGCTAACGAATGCGAGCGCTATGTTAAATACATTAGCACGGCGAACTGGACATTTTTTTCGCCGCCAAATTGTAACC GTGAGAAAATACGGAGTAACGTCTCACGAGAAGGTTTGGAAGGCATCTAGAATGAGCGATGTGCCATTGTCGAGGATCGACCCGGTCGTCATGAAACTAGACAGCCCGGAGTTCCATTCCATCTTTACTCCGGAGCTCAAGGTTCTATCAGATCTGTTTAACAAGTATAACTACAAGCTGAGGATTGCTGGCGGCGCAGTGCGCGATATTCTGATGGGAAAGCAGCCGAAAGATCTCGACTTTGCAACTGACGCTACGCCGCAGCAGATGAAAGAAATGTTCACAAAAGAGGCGGTCAGAATGATCAATGAGAAGGGCGAGAAGCACGGAACGATCACGGCGAGAATAAACGATACCGAGAACTTCGAGATCACCACTCTGAGGATTGACATCCTCACCGATGGAAGGCATGCACAGGTGGAATTCACAAAAGACTGGAAGCTAGACGCTAATAGAAGAGATCTGACTATTAATTCTATGTTTCTCGATCTTGATGGCAAGGTGTACGATTACTTCTATGGATATGACGATTTGAAAAAGATGAGGGTGGTTTTTGTAGGCAATCCTAGTATTAGGATACAAGAAGATTATCTTAGAATCTTAAG GTACTTTCGTTTTTATGGAAGAATAATGAACAGCCCAGATCAACACGACGAGACGACAATAAAAgcgttgaaagaaaatatcaatGGGCTGCAGCAAATATCGGGTGAAAGAATCTGGAGCGAATGGAATAAGATCCTAAGTGGTAATTTCGCTTTAGAATTGACGTTGAAACTACTCGAATGTGGAGGTGGTAAATACATTGGTCTACCCGAAGAACCCGACGTAGAAAATTTCCAAAAAGTTTATGAGCGCATGCAGTCGAACAATGTGACTTTAAAGCCTATATCTTTGATCGCGTCCATGCTGAAAAATAACCACGAGGTGTTAAAGTTACATGAAAGATTAAAATTGTCCAATTTTGATAGAGATCTAGGATTTTTCTTAGTGCAGCACAGAGAACAGGAACCCTGTGAACAGGTGTTAAAAccttatcaaaaattaattcttcttcAGCAAGCAAAGAGCTATGATATTCTTCGAGATTATGCCAAggaattattgaaatatcaaGGTGCAATACAGCTTTTAGACGAACTTGAACGATGGACAATTCCAAAATTTCCTGTCAGTGGCAGTATGTTAATTAACAACGTATCGAAGCAAAAAATGATCGGCAGCATCTTATTGgaactgaaaaaaatttggatTGATGCAGATTTTAAGCTTACCAGTGAACAGCTTATGGACTATGtaccgaatataattaatgaattagaagaaaaattaaaagaaaaaaaaccaacaTTAgatggagaaagaaaaaagaaattaaaaaaaataaagtaa
- the Syngr gene encoding synaptogyrin produces MSKDIDFQGFTKQTEVLLRGVGAQDLIDEFKRRDISTDALRKLTKEDFIHLGADNNQAENIINALCTSKKNVSHVKAESNYKLLLDKVEILQLGERQLNIIQDYVKYCRMKLKKERHNFFVEPDKALSASQILCMVTDATLQEIHEAELKLKELETVILRFSRAKMDGGAYGGGKAGAPFDPIAFVQRPQVILRAVCLLFAIIVFGCISSKGYITKEGKEVCLYKEDNNACNYGIGIGVLAFLASIGFLAGEYLFEQMSSVKTRKHFVLIDLGFSGFWSFLYFVGFCYLTNAWNNSANPPGGYGVNNVQAAIAFSFFSIFTWAGCAWFAFQRFKQGTDAAFAPSYEADPVGSTGYTSYPDATDTAYQEPPFGQQQQRGMGDFQAPAY; encoded by the exons ATGAGCAAGGACATCGATTTTCAAGGATTCACTAAGCAGACCGAGGTGTTATTGCGCGGTGTAGGGGCGCAAGATTTAATAGACGAGTTTAAAAGGAGGGACATATCAACCGATGCGTTGCGCAAATTAACTAAAGAGGATTTTATACATCTTG GTGCCGATAATAATCAGGCGGAAAACATAATCAATGCTCTGTGTACCTCCAAGAAAAATGTATCTCATGTGAAAGCAGAATCTAACTACAA ATTATTACTTGATAAAGTAGAGATACTACAGCTGGGCGAGAGACAGCTTAATATAATTCAAGACTATGTAAAATACTGCAGAATGAAGCTGAAAAAGGAAAGACATAACTTTTTTGTCGAGCCAGATAAGGCTTTGAGCGCATCTCAAATTTTGTGTATGGTTACTGACGCAACTCTTCAGGAAATCCATGAAGCTGAGTTGAAACTCAAAGAATTAGAAACTGTGAT TCTCCGCTTCAGTCGCGCTAAGATGGACGGCGGAGCGTACGGTGGCGGAAAGGCCGGGGCCCCATTTGATCCGATTGCGTTCGTTCAACGGCCGCAGGTGATTCTGAGAGCGGTGTGCCTG CTATTTGCAATAATCGTCTTTGGATGTATAAGCAGCAAAGGCTATATTACAAAAGAAGGGAAGGAGGTTTGTCTTTACAAAGAGGACAATAATGCGTGCAACTATGGAATTGGTATTGGTGTACTGGCGTTTTTGGCTAGTATCGGATTCCTTGCTGGTGAATACCTATTTGAACAAATGTCATCGGTCAAAACCAGGAAACATTTTGTTCTCATAGATTTGGG tttTTCGGGTTTCTGGTCTTTCCTCTATTTTGTGGGATTCTGCTACTTGACAAATGCATGGAATAATTCTGCAAATCCACCCGGCGGATACGGCGTGAATAACGTACAAGCGGCTATCGCATTCTCATTCTTCTCCATCTTTACTTGG GCTGGCTGCGCCTGGTTTGCGTTTCAAAGATTTAAACAAGGTACCGACGCGGCATTCGCTCCAAGTTACGAGGCAGATCCTGTCGGTAGTACGGGATATACAAGCTACCCTGACGCGACTGATACTGCTTACCAAGAACCGCCGTTCGGTCAACAGCAACAGCGGGGCATGGGTGACTTTCAAGCCCCAGCTTACTAA
- the Arp8 gene encoding actin-related protein 8 encodes MSTKMPVYQEAEQIQAQTIIVIHPGSMYLRMGRASDLKPITLLHAIARKRLLNGAKYKDSFLPATVTLTKELTQAMEESRLQVSHTLQSCLQSDGSRRYATPPQQIAAFNRRSSPEISSPSNMKWTTTNRDIVIGDDILSLDPEEECNFNIHFPYRRGELNIHSGPGGSLTAVMADLKTIWEYVLAEKLDIPLKDLKHYRAVLVVPDIYHRPYLKELTTLLLDEIGFGRCILLQDHVGAMFGAGLGYACIVDVGAQKISVSCVEDAISHKDTRVRMDYGGADVTQTFLWLLQKSAFPYKLCDPTNKLDVLLLEQLKIDFCHVDLNVCGSQEKTFVVRKPKQQTETYTIQVGDECLIAPLSLFQPELFRITGTHNVHVQKRSLGDPEDPYDENYLRETSRRGMKETLDHSSEMQEEAAVAPVTVGDDEVVVDAVGDPVPNLSNRDLEAPRDFVVPQQLLGLDQAILQSIERCPNEDLKRKMYSCVLVVGSGLKFKGIGMWLRNRISLQIPYMYRPEQLDIITQPKDMDPGMTTWKGAGILSCLESAQELWITRTEWHRWGVRILRERSPFLW; translated from the exons atgtCCACGAAAATGCCAGTTTATCAAGAAGccgaa caAATCCAAGCCCAAACAATTATCGTTATTCATCCAGGCTCTATGTATCTTCGTATGGGCCGTGCTTCTGATTTAAAGCCTATTACATTATTACACGCCATTGCAAGaaaacgattattaaatgGAGCAAAATATAAGGATAGCTTCTTACCTGCTACTGTGACATTA ACAAAGGAGCTAACGCAAGCAATGGAAGAGTCTCGGCTACAAGTGTCGCACACACTTCAGTCCTGTTTGCAATCTGATGGCAGTCGAAGATACGCTACTCCTCCTCAGCAGATAGCTGCTTTTAATCGTAGGTCTAGCCCGGAAATCTCTTCTCCCAGCAATATGAAGTGGACGACGACTAATCGTGACATAGTTATCGGCGACGACATCCTGTCGTTAGATCCGGAGGaagaatgtaattttaatatccaTTTTCCATACAGAAGGGGGGAACTTAATATACATTCGGGCCCAGGTGGTAGCCTAACAGCAGTCATGGCAGATTTAAAAACCATTTGGGAGTATGTATTAGCAGAGAAGTTAGATATTCCTCTTAAGGATTTGAAACACTATCGGGCAGTGCTCGTTGTACCTGATATTTATCATCGAccatatttaaaagaattaacaaCACTGTTGTTGGATGAGATTGGTTTTGGACGTTGTATTCTATTACAA GATCATGTTGGCGCGATGTTTGGAGCAGGTTTGGGTTACGCGTGTATAGTGGACGTCGGGGCTCAAAAGATATCGGTGTCGTGCGTCGAGGATGCAATCTCTCACAAGGATACGCGTGTTCGTATGGATTATGGCGGCGCAGATGTCACACAAACGTTTTTGTGGCTtttacaaaaatctgcattccCATATAAATTATGCGATCCTACTAATAAATTGGACGTGCTACTCTTAGAACAGTTAAAGATAGATTTTTGTCATGTCGATTTAAATGTATGCGGTTCGCAAGAGAAAACGTTTGTCGTCAGAAAGCCAAAACAACAAACGGAAACATATACCATACAa GTTGGCGATGAATGTTTAATAGCACCTTTGAGTTTATTTCAACCTGAATTGTTCAGAATTACTGGAACACACAATGTTCATGTTCAAAAACGATCGTTAGGAGACCCAGAAGATCCTTACGACGAGAATTATTTAAGAGAAACAAGT agaCGTGGAATGAAAGAAACTCTCGATCATTCGTCAGAAATGCAAGAGGAAGCAGCGGTTGCACCTGTGACTGTGGGCGACGATGAAGTTGTGGTTGACGCCGTCGGCGATCCTGTACCTAATTTGTCAAATCGTGACCTAGAAGCTCCCCGAGACTTCGTGGTTCCGCAACAATTATTGGGCCTTGATCAAGCTATATTGCAGAGCATCGAGCGATGTC ccaacgaagatctcaaaagaaaaatgtacagTTGTGTATTAGTCGTGGGATCAGGTTTGAAATTTAAAGGTATCGGCATGTGGCTTCGCAATCGAATATCTCTTCAAATTCCTTACATGTATAGGCCTG aacaatTAGATATTATAACACAACCGAAAGATATGGATCCTGGTATGACTACATGGAAAGGGGCAGGGATTTTAAGCTGTTTAGAATCGGCTCAGGAATTGTGGATTACGCGAACAGAGTGGCATCGTTGGGGAGTCAGAATATTACGAGAAAGATCTCCTTTCTTATGGTAA
- the LOC139109798 gene encoding uncharacterized protein, producing MEYTLEDAFETLKGKKAELEKNIDDLINKISNNEVFALKPSSSLEDVKMKQDRLQESLRNEIQPVESADYPILRTSALRLEVITEMEVDINNMQELLNSLQQKLSDIQEDIAYLKNKKNGLDKMKEAYSDNVEIFSNKTYEKEVVLTKRIFKEVKEDLYTVVDTIFPGNNGFKELLAALTSAYVKGGDDIYIDITPDVLHYVNFLLEADIIQYHRNDKSKIKMTELL from the exons atggAATATACATTAGAAGACGCATTTGAAACACTAAAAGGAAAGAAGGCGGAACTGGAGAAAAATATCGacgatttaataaacaaaatatcaaACAATGAGGTCTTTGCTTTGAAGCCAAGCAGTTCATTGGAGGATGTGAAAATGAAGCAGGACAGATTGCAGGAGAGCTTACGAAACGAAATCCAACCTGTGGAATCTGCAGATTATCCAATTTTAAGGACGTCTGCTTTACGTCTAGAAGTGATAACTGAGATGGAAGTAGacataaataatatgcaaGAGCTCCTTAATAGTTTACAACAAAAGCTTTCTGACATTCAGGAAGATATTGCATA tttaaaaaataaaaagaatggaTTAGATAAAATGAAGGAAGCTTATTCTGATAATGTAGAAATcttttcaaataaaacatATGAGAAGGAAGTAGTTCtaacaaaaagaatatttaaggAGGTAAAAGAAGATCTG tatacTGTGGTAGATACCATTTTCCCAGGCAATAATGGATTCAAAGAATTATTAGCG GCATTAACGTCAGCTTACGTGAAAGGAGGAGACGACATCTATATAGATATTACACCCGATGTTTTAcattatgtaaattttctaCTGGAAGCAGATATAATACAATATCATCGTaatgataaaagtaaaattaaaatgaccgagttattatga
- the LOC139109800 gene encoding thioredoxin, mitochondrial, whose protein sequence is MLCGIRNCIPSVVRSFSLFRQNNKRYEINNNSEFVNKVMNGTVPVIVNFHADWCDPCKILTPKLIELIEPMDKLDLAIVDVEENPELVHAFEVKAVPAVIAISNGLVVDKFIGLVNNEMIESLIQKLTHEGPKSDDAES, encoded by the coding sequence atgttgTGCGGTATAAGAAATTGCATACCGTCTGTAGTGAGGagtttttcattatttcgccaaaataataaacgatacgaaataaataataatagtgaGTTTGTGAACAAAGTAATGAACGGAACCGTGCCGGTTATAGTCAATTTTCATGCGGATTGGTGCGATCCGTGTAAGATATTGACACCTAAGTTAATAGAACTTATAGAGCCTATGGATAAGTTAGATCTGGCCATAGTCGACGTAGAAGAAAATCCTGAATTGGTGCACGCTTTTGAGGTAAAAGCCGTACCCGCGGTAATAGCGATTTCAAACGGCTTGGTCGTAGATAAATTTATTGGCTTAGTCAATAATGAAATGATAGAAAGTTTAATACAAAAGCTAACGCACGAAGGACCAAAAAGTGACGATGCGGAATCATAG